From Salvelinus namaycush isolate Seneca unplaced genomic scaffold, SaNama_1.0 Scaffold238, whole genome shotgun sequence, one genomic window encodes:
- the LOC120038750 gene encoding adhesive plaque matrix protein-like — translation MVQTLLDTVNSRKDKKGAIWDATRVEYRETTPATVPPKQTTPATVPPKQTTPATVPPKQTTPATVPPKQTTPATVPPKQTTPATVPPKQTTPATVPPQQTTPATVPPKQTTPATVPPKQTTPATVPPKQTTPATVPPKQTTPATVPPKQTTPATVPPQQTTPATVPPEQTTPATVPPQQTTPATVPPQQTTPANVPPKQTTQNTQTTPAAVPPKQTTPATVPPQQTTPATVPPKQTTPGFVPPKQTTPAAVPPQQTTPATVPPKQTTKATVPPRQTTPATVPPNQTTPATVPNQHTTPGTVPPKQTTPATVPTQQTTPGTVPPKQTTPAKVPPQQTTPATVPIQQTTPATVPPKQTTPATIPHLQTTPGTVPIQQTTPCTVPPKHTTPGTVPPQEPTPATVPPKQTTPATDPPQQTTPATVPPQQTTPATVPPQQTTPATVPPKQTTPATVPPQQTTPATVPPKQTTPGIVPPKQTTPAAVPPQQTTPATVHPQQTTPATVPPKQTTPATVPPQQTTPATVPPKQTTPATVPPQQTTPATVPPKQTTLATVPPKQTTPATVPPKQTNPSYGPSPADHPSYGPS, via the exons atggtacaaacattattggacacAGTCAACAGCAGaaaggacaagaag ggtgccatttgggacgcaaccagaGTTGAGTACAGAGAGACCACCCCAGCTACGGTCCCTCCTAAGCAGACCACCCCAGCTACGGTCCCTCCTAAGCAGACCACCCCAGCTACGGTCCCTCCCAAGCAGACCACCCCAGCTACGGTCCCTCCTAAGCAGACCACCCCAGCTACGGTCCCTCCCAAGCAGACCACCCCAGCTACGGTCCCTCCTAAGCAGACCACCCCAGCTACGGTCCCTCCCCAGCAGACCACCCCAGCTACGGTCCCTCCTAAGCAGACCACCCCAGCTACGGTCCCTCCTAAGCAGACCACCCCAGCTACGGTCCCTCCTAAGCAGACTACACCAGCTACGGTCCCTCCCAAGCAGACCACCCCAGCTACGGTCCCTCCTAAGCAGACCACACCAGCTACGGTCCCTCCCCAGCAGACCACCCCAGCTACGGTCCCTCCTGAGCAGACCACCCCAGCTACGGTCCCTCCCCAGCAGACCACCCCAGCTACCGTCCCTCCCCAGCAGACCACACCAGCTAACGTCCCTCCTAAGCAGACCACCCAAAATACG CAGACCACCCCAGCTGCTGTCCCTCCCAAGCAGACCACCCCAGCTACGGTCCCTCCCCAGCAGACCACCCCAGCTACCGTCCCTCCTAAGCAGACCACCCCAGGTTTTGTCCCTCCTAAGCAGACCACCCCAGCTGCGGTCCCTCCCCAGCAGACCACCCCAGCTACGGTCCCTCCTAAGCAGACCACCAAAGCTACGGTCCCTCCCCGACAGACCACCCCAGCTACGGTCCCTCCTAACCAGACCACACCAGCTACGGTCCCTAACCAGCATACCACCCCAGGTACGGTCCCTCCTAAGCAGACCACACCAGCTACGGTCCCTACCCAGCAGACCACTCCAGGTACGGTCCCTCCTAAGCAGACCACACCAGCTAAGGTCCCTCCCCAGCAGACCACCCCAGCTACGGTCCCTATCCAGCAGACCACCCCAGCTACGGTCCCTCCTAAGCAGACCACACCAGCTACGATCCCTCACCTGCAGACCACCCCAGGTACGGTCCCTATCCAGCAGACCACCCCATGTACGGTCCCTCCTAAGCATACCACCCCAGGTACGGTTCCTCCCCAGGAGCCCACCCCAGCTACGGTCCCTCCTAAGCAGACCACACCAGCTACAGACCCTCCCCAGCAGACCACCCCAGCTACGGTTCCTCCCCAGCAGACCACCCCAGCTACGGTCCCTCCCCAACAGACCACCCCAGCTACGGTCCCTCCTAAGCAGACCACCCCAGCTACCGTCCCTCCCCAGCAGACCACACCAGCTACGGTCCCTCCTAAGCAGACCACCCCAGGTATTGTCCCTCCTAAGCAGACCACCCCAGCTGCGGTTCCTCCCCAGCAGACCACCCCAGCTACGGTCCATCCCCAACAGACCACCCCAGCTACGGTCCCTCCTAAGCAGACCACCCCAGCTACGGTCCCTCCCCAGCAGACCACCCCAGCTACGGTCCCTCCTAAGCAGACCACCCCAGCTACGGTCCCTCCCCAGCAGACCACCCCAGCTACGGTCCCTCCTAAGCAGACCACCCTAGCTACGGTCCCTCCGAAGCAGACCACCCCAGCTACGGTCCCTCCTAAGCAGACAAACCCCAGCTACGGTCCCTCCCCAGCAGACCACCCCAGCTACGGTCCCTCCTAA